TTACTTCATCTTCGGCAAGCGTAAGTGAGTTCTTCATCGACTGCCTTGTAATTGCGTTATATGCGGATGTTCCGCCGGCGGCCTCCATGCGTTTACGCATTTCATCCAACTCTTCTTTCGTATCAAATGCATAATAGGCATTTCCGCTTTCCACTAATTGTTCAGCGTACTGGCGGTACATGGGTTTGCGTTCACTCTGCCGATAAGGTGCATGAGGGCCATCCCCAAATCCAACCCCTTCGTTCGGGCAGATCCCGCACCATTTCAGTGATTCAATAATGTATTGTTCGGCTCCAGGGACAAAGCGCTCCTGGTCGGTATCTTCAATGCGGAGCAAAAAATCTCCGTTATGTTTTTTAGCAAACAAATAATTGTATAGCGCTGTACGCACTCCTCCCATATGTAAAGGCCCGGTCGGACTTGGGGCAAAACGAACTCTCACTCTCCTGTTTTCCATAGTTATTTTTTATTCGGTGTAAAGATATTATTCTCCCTTGTAAATCGTAAATTCGCCGCATGCAATTATTAACTCCCGATAACTGGTCCGACTACGAGTTGCTTGATTGCGGCGAATTTGAAAAGCTGGAGCGTTTTGGTCAATACATCGTGGTTCGCCCTGAGCCACAGGCTGTATGGGATAAAAACCTTTCGGATAAAGAATGGGAGCGTATGGCACATGTGCGGTTTGTGCCTAAATCGAGCTCGGCAGGGGAGTGGAAGAAGTTTAAACAAATGCCGGATAGGTGGGGAATCAGTTATCGGTTGTCAGTTGTCGGGAAACAACCGGAGACAAATAACCAACAACCAACAACCAACAACGTACTTAATTTTCGTTTGGCTTTAACTTCATTTAAACATGTTGGCATTTTCCCCGAGCAAGGTGTTAATTGGGAATATATTTACAATACAATAATTACTATGAAAAACAATACCCTCTCCGAAGGAGAGGGCCGACGGGAGGACAAACCCCGTTTCCTCAATTTATTTGCATACACCGGTGGTGCCTCGTTGGCCGCGAAAGCGGCAGGGGCTGATGTTACACATGTTGACTCCATTAAACAGGTTGTTACCTGGGCACGTGAAAATATGGAACTATCCAGGCTTGATAATATCCGCTGGGTGGTTGAAGATGCGTTGAAATTTGTGAAGCGTGAAGAGAAACGCGGCAACAAGTATAATGGCATTATTCTCGACCCTCCTGCCTATGGACATGGCCCGGCAGGTGAAAAATGGAAACTGGAAGACAATATCAATGAAATGATAAAAGGGGTATTGAATCTCCTTGATGAAAAGCAGCATTTCCTTATCCTGAATGCATACTCACTTGGGTTTTCATCCATGATCATTGAAAATCTTTTAAAAGAAAAGGCCAAACATAATCTCCAGACAGGAGAATTATATCTGCAAGCCGATTCCGGCCACAAATTACCTCTGGGAGTTTTCGGACGATTTAAAAACTTTTGACATATACCGTTCTCTGCATTATTTCAGCTTTCCCGGCATTTTTGGATTGAAGCAAAATTTTGATGCAACTTTTTTTCAAGAATCAAGAAATTTCAAAAAACTTACATATCTATTGTCTAATACTTTTTGTGGGGAAACAAACTATTATAATTGAAATGGCTCGGATATTACGAGGTTTATTTGTTTTTCTACGCGAAAAAAGTGTATTAAATGAGGCATAATTTTGAGCACAAAGAGGTTTTGCTTAGAAGACAGTATATTCTACATTTATATAGCAGATATATGTTGGAAATTAACAAAACTGCCACTTATTTCCGAGGAATTTTGTCCTATTCCCCGATTGATATAAATTGATTTACCCTGTGAACACACACACAAAGCTACTTGCCGGCATATTATTTCTTTTCCTGGGTTTCAATGTAAAAGCGGATCATACAGCTGCCATGGAACTGTCATATCGCTGCCTGGGTGGCGGCAAGTATGAGATCAAACTTCACTTTTACCGCGATTGTTCAGGGGCTCCTATGATAAGTTCATATAGTTCATTTTTGAACCAATATTTTGGTGTGGGCGCTGAGCAAGACATTACCTGGACATCCTCTTGTGGCTCAGGGTCAATTAGGTTTCCAAAACCTACAAATGTCGATGCAAGTACCAATTATGTAGGGCCGGAAGTTACTTTTCTTTGTCCTACCGGTAAATCAACTTGCAACGGAGGTACTACCCCCGGGTTTCAATATTATGAATATGTGGACACCATTACGCTGGCCGGTACATGTAATAATATTACATTCGGTTACGGTAAATGCAATCGCAGTTGTTCAATAAACACCATTATTCTTCCGTGCTCTTCCTGTGCCTATGTTGATGCATTGCTTAATAATACTCTTGGATGTAACAGCTCGCCTACGTTTTCAAACATCCCGCTTCCGGTAGCTTGTGTGGGGCAAAAATTTTGTTTTAACCCGGGAGCCATTGATCCGGATGGCGATTCTTTGGTTTATTCATTGATCCCCGCAAGAGGTGGGACTTCCTCTACTCCCTATTCTAATGTTGTAACATATTCACCTCCTTATTCAGGAACCAATCCTATTGCAACATCGTCCGGCGTAACTATTGATAAAGTTACAGGTGATATTTGTTTTACTCCTACAACCCAACAAATTGGGGTAATAGCAATCAGGGTGGATGAATACAGGAACAAAGTACTTGTCGGTAATGTTGTCCGTGATATGCAGATATATGTTAAGGCATGTACAAATAATATTCCTACTCTTTCAGGAGTCAACAATACCAGTAGTTATTCAATAACAGCTTGTAAGGGCAGTCCGCTTTGCTTCGATATTTTCAGTACAGATGCTGATGCAAGTCAGAACCTGACAATAACCTGGAACAATGGTATTCCGGCCGGCACGTTTACCTCAAGCGGAGGCCCGCGTCCTACCGGGACTTTTTGCTGGACCCCTACTGCTACAGATGTAAGAACAGCACCCTATATATTTACTGTGAATGTAAAGGATGATAATTGTCCCGGTGTTGGTATCCAGACATTTTCTTATAAGGTCTATGTCAGCAATTGTGTAGGCCCTCAGGTAAGCGTTGCCGGCAGTTCGGTTTGCAGCGGCGGATGTACAAATTTGACTGCAACGACCAGTTCTGGGGTCAGTCCGTATACTTTTAACTGGAGTTCCGGGGGTGGAACTCCTACAATAAACGTTTGCCCTGTAGCGGCCACTGCATACACTGTAACTGTAACTGACAATACGGGAGCCACGAAAACCGGCGTAGTGAATGTCAGCATTAACCCAACAACCACTTTAACAACAACTATAACAAACGTAGGTTGCCCCGGAGGAACAAACGGAACCGCCACAGGGATTGCTACAGGGGGAACGGCTCCTTATTCATATTCATGGAGTTCAGGATCCACCTCAGCTACCGCTTCAAACCTTGTTCCGGGTACATATACCGTAACCAGTACCGATTCGAAGGGCTGTATCAAAACCGCGACAGCTATGGTGGATCAGCCAACGGCTATAACACTTACTCCCAATTCCGGAGCTGCCGGCTGCGGAACTTCAAATGGCAGCGCAAGTATAGCTGTCAGCGGCGGAACGGGTCCGTTTACATATACCTGGAGTAATGGTGGTGCTGCACAAACTATCAGTGGCGCGGGAGCGGGCTCTTATACTGTTACGGTTATTGATTCAAAAGGGTGTACAAAGTCAGCTGTGGCTGCGGTAAGCAACAGCCCCTCTCCTGCAATAAATAGTTTGACAGGAAACGCTTTGCAATGCAGCAGCGGAAGTAATGGTTCCTCATCAGTAGCAGCATCCGGCGGAACGGGACTGTTGACTTACAACTGGAGCAATGGAGTTTCTGGCACAACCACAATAACAGGATTAACTGCCGGAACCTACGTTGTAACAGTAACGGATGCAAATGGCTGCCTTGCAGTAAGTACAGTTGCCATTACAAGTCCTCCGGCGATGGTTACAAACCTTGTTCCTGTTTCCGCTGCATGCGGGTCATCGAACGGAAAAGTGAGTGTATCTGTTAGTAGTGGCGGTACAGGCCCATTTACATATAACTGGAACAATGGAGGAACTGCACAAACTGTTTCGGGACTTGCACCTGCAATATATACTCTAACTGTTACTGATGCTAATGGCTGTACTAAAACGGATGCCGTTACAGTAAATAACATTACCGGTGGAACAGTAAGTGCGACTGCACAAGCGAACGTAAGCTGTAATGGAGGTAGTAATGGAAGTATCACAGCAACCGTTTCAGGAGGAACGCCTAATTATTCTTACTCATGGAGTAATACCTCGACAACTCAGACTGCAAATAACTTAACTGCCGGAACATATACGGTTACAACAACGGATGCCAGTGGCTGCAGTTCAACAAGCAGTGTTACTATTACTGAACCCATTGCTTTAACGGCGAATACATCTTCTTCCCCTGCTACCTGTGGTACTGCCAATGGAAGTGCCAGTGTTACAGCCGGTGGCGGTAGCGGTTCGTTTCAATTCAACTGGACAGGCGGTTTCACGGGACAGGTTGCTTCGGGATTAATTGCCGGTTCATATACAGTTACAATTGCCGATGCCGGAAATTGTACAATAACAGCTGTGGCGATAATCAGCAATACCGGCACAGGGAATGTTACAACAGCCGTGCAGTCTAATATAAGCTGTAGTGGAGGAAATAATGGAAGTGCAACTGCAAGTATTACCGGAGGAACACCAGGTTTCACGTACTCATGGAGCAGTGGCGGAACAGGTCAAACCGCTGATAATCTTATAAAAGGAATTTTTACAGTAACAGTTACTGATGCCAGCAGCTGCCAGGTAATAAGCACAGTGGAGATCACTGAGCCAACAAGTATAACAGCTAATGTTACTCCTGTGCCAGCTTCATGCGGATTGTCCAATGGCAGTGCAAGCGTTAATCCGGGTGGTGGTACCGGAACGTTCTCATACAGCTGGTCTGCTCCCGGTGGGACCGGACAAACCATTTCGGGACTTGCTCCGGCAATATATACCGTTACAGTTACCGATGCAAATAGTTGCTCGTTAACAACAACAGTAACGATCATCAGCAATGCCTCTCCTTCAATCACCAACTTGTCGGGCACCAACCTGTTGTGCAATGGAAACAGCAGCGGCTCCGTTACAGTAACTGCGTCCGGAGGCACCGGAACACTGACCTATTCATGGAGCAATACGTCATCAGGAGGTACTTCCATTACAGGCCTTGCTGCAGGAACATATAGTGTTATCGTTGCTGATGCCAATGGTTGTACTGCTATAAGTGCAGTTGCTATTACGGAACCTCCGGTATTAAACCCGCCGACATTTACAACAACCAATGCCAATTGCGGCGTAAATGATGGGTCGGCCACTGCAACTGTTTTGGGCGGGACGGGAAGTTTAACTTATAATTGGAGCAATAGTTCAACAACTGCTGCGGTAAATAACCTCGCAACAGGAAGCTATACGTTGACTGTTACTGATGCAAATGGATGTACAAATTCTTCTGTTGCAAATGTTAGTAATAGCGGAGGTCCAACCATAACATCGGTCACCCCCACTGATCTGTTATGCAATGGAGGAGGAACAGGTTCGGCAGTGGTAATAATCAGTAATGGCACAGCTCCGTATACATACAGATGGAGTACAGGAGCGACATCTGTTACAACAGGTACCCAATCTGGTATCAGTAATTTACAATCCGCCACTTATACTGTAACAGTGAAAGATGCTAAAAATTGTCAGATCATAACAACCGTTGCAATTACCGAGCCTACTGCAATAACCACTACATTTATAACCAGTGATGCAGCCTGTGGACAAAGTAATGGTTCCATTACGGCAACTTCAACCGGTGGCACAGGATCATTGATCTATTCGTGGAGTAATGGAAGCACCGGGCAAACTGCAAATAATCTGATTGCCGCTACATATACAGTGGTTGTGACCGATGCGAACAATTGTGCCCGATCGGCGGTTGCAAGTGTAGTTAATGTTGGCGCCCCAACGGCTAATACTTCTGTTGTGTCATCAATAAACTGCAATGGAGATACCGGCTCTGTAAATGTAACTGTAAGTGGCGGAACTGGTCCTTATACATACAGTTGGAGCAATGGCAGCAGTTCTGTTACCTCAGCTTTGCAATCTACGATCAGCGGGGTGCAAGCGGCAAGTTATACTGTAACAGTAACAGACAGTAAAAACTGTATTACTATTGCCTCCGAAATCCTTACAGAACCGTCGATACTTGACATAACTACATCAAGTACTCCTGCCGAGTGCGGGAAGAATAACGGTTCAGTTTCGGTTATTGCAACAGGTGGAAGTGGTGGATATACCTATATCTGGTCCTCCCCGGCCGGACCGGGTCAGACAATAAATAGCCTGGTTTCTGCAATTTATACTGTAACAGTAACTGACAGCAAAGGCTGCACTACGAGCTCTGTTTCAACGGTTGGTGATTCAACTTTTACCATTCTCACCAATATTCCTGCAAAACAAACTATTACGGCCGGAGCAAGTATATACATGCTTGTAAGCGGAGGGGTAACTTATACCTGGACCCCTTCAGGGGGTCTTTCGTGTACAAATTGTCCTAACCCTGTAGCGACCCCTATGACATCCACTATTTACACGCTTTCAGCTACTGATGCAGGAGGATGCACTGTAGTGGTTATGTTCAGCATAACTGTTACACCGCCTTGTGTAGGCGATGATGCAGATGTATTTGTGGCAAACATATTTTCGCCAAACAATGATGGGAAGAACGACGTATTATATATTCAGGGCAATAGCCTTGCAAATATTTATTGGGCTATATATGACCGTTGGGGAAATCTGTTATTTGAGGCTTTTGATCAGGCGCATGGATGGGATGGAACCAAAAAAGGTAACGCAATGGATGCCGGTACTTATGTCTACTACCTGAAAGCCACCTGCTCAAAAACCAATACTGAAGTGAAACTTAAGGGGAATGTGACTATTTTGAAGTGATAGCAAAGAACACTTCGTTTCCATTTCTATAACGATTAGTAACGAGTATTCTTGCCCCTCGGGAAAACCTCTAATCAATAACTACCTTTTTAACTGAGCGGTAATTATTGCTTCGTACTTCAGCAAAGTACAAGCCTGCTGCAAGGCTGGAAATATTAAATGTAATTTTCTGTTGATTCTTTTCCGGCGTAAATTTCATAATATCCATGCCAAGGTAATTTCTAATGGCTACATATGGTTGATCAGCAGCTAACAATTCCGACCATTCAATATTCAAATCAGAGTTAGCTGGGTTTGGATATACTTTAACGGCACCATTAGCTTCGTGCTCCTTAATACCAATAATGGCAGGAAGATTATCTTTAATATTGCTTCGTGAGTTATTAACAGTTTTGGTAGTAAACAACTCGATGTTATTTTCTTTCCCTTTTGTTACAAAAGTAGGAGTGCATACAATCCCCCATTGAGTTGCCACGCGCCATTTCCCGTTCGGATAACTTGCGTGAGCCGGATCAACCAATGTATTTTGTGTACCGCTGATGCTTGCAATCGAGTTCCAGCTGCCTGTGCCGTTGTCATCCCGCAATAATAAATAATTACTTACAGGATTGGCAGTTGATTCAATCGTATATCCCGGATTCCACGAAAACTGGCCATTCCCATTATAAACAATGTAAATAGTATTATGGTAATGACTTAACTGGCTATATCCGCCGCAAGTGTCTTTGTATTGGATCTTGTAACGATATGTGCCTTTGTTGGGGTCGCCGTTAGCTAATGGGATCGTATACCTGGTTCTGACTGTATCAACAAAAAAACTTGAATCCGTATAAGCAAGGGTTGCAATAGTTTTATATGTGTTAGTTGATACTTCCCTGTAAACAATGAATGAATCTACAATCCCTCCGGCAAAAGGAGTTTTGTCCCAATAAATGACATTGTATTGAGAGAGACTGTCCGTAGTCACCAAACATATTTGGGGCGGTCCGAATGGAGAGCATGAAGTCGTCACATTCTTGCATATTTTATCATCACCGCAGGAGTTGGTAACATTCAGGCAAACATTATAAGTTCCGGGAGTATTGTATTTAATGGAAGGACTTATCTGGTTTGATGCATATCCGTTTCCGAAAGTCCAGTAAAAGCGGTCGCCATTCAGGCTGGAATTAATAAAATTAGCAGTCAATAAAGAGTCATAAAAAATAAAGTCGGCTGTTGGAGCAACACATACACTCACTTCTTCGCAAATGCTGTCTTTCCCGCAACCATTGGTCGCTACCAGGCAAACAGTATAAACATCGGTTACAGGAAATTTATGAGTAGGATTTTTAAGTAAGCTGGTTTTGCCATCGCCAAAATTCCACTTATAGGAGATAGCGCTGGTAGAATTATTCTCAAATTGAACAGATAACCCATCAGCATTAAAGCTGTAGGAAGGCACAGGTAATGCGCAGGCTATAGTTAAAGAATGAGTGATAGAGTCTTTCCCGCAGGCATTACTTACAACCAGTTTAACAGTATACGTTCCCGATGCGTTATAGGTGTAATTAGGAGACTGTTGATTAGAAATCCCGCCATCGCCAAAATACCAGTTAACATTCGCTGCATTTGTACTTTGATTGTTAAAATAAGCGGTTAATCCGTTTAATGATGAAGAAAACTGTGCATAAGGGATAGCGCAGGTAACATTCACGGTACTGCAATAGCTGCTGCTGCCGCAACCATTATTTGCGGTTACACATACTGTATAAATACCGGTAGCGTAATAAGTATGTTGCGGTGCGGTGCCGGTTGAAGTAAAGCCATCTCCAAAATCCCAGGAATATGTAGTGGCTCCGGACGAGTAATTGTTTACACCAACCGTTAATTGGTTTATAGATGGGGTAAAGTAGGCCGAAGGAGGCGTGCAGCTGAAATTAATTGTCTTGTATACAGTGTCATTTCCGCAAGGGTTATAGGCAATCAGGCATATATTAAAAATGCCGCCGTATGCATAAGTGTGGGATGTATCTTTACTTGTACTGGTGCTATCATCGCCAAATCTCCATAAGTAGCCATAGGCATTTGTAGAAGAGTTGGTAACTGTAACAGTATTGCCGCTTACACTGGCAGTAAAGCCAGCAACAGCAGGAGCATTACAAACATCAAATTTTCGTGTTTCATTCAGTCCCCATACATTTTTGCTGTCTTTTACACGTATGGTAAGTTTATGTGTCTGCCCGGCTGTTAGTCCGGAGGCAACAATTATGTTTTTTATAGTTGTGCTGTCGCCGGGTGTAAAACCAAGAATTGCGGTAGCTTTCCCAACACCGGGATCCGTATCATTGAAAAAATATTCGGCTGCAACAACCTGTGCATTTGCCGGAGTAACCGGAGAAGCAATATAGAATGACCGGGCTTCATTCATGCTCCATTTACCATTATCATCACGAAAACGATAATACAGGATATGAAAACCCTGTGTTAAAGCGACAGGGATAGTTGTAATTATAGAAGCCGAATCTCCGGCAGTGATAGTGGCGACCGTGGCATTACCTTGTCCGGGATCAGTATCAAAAAAATATTCGGCTTTAGTTACTTGTGTTGCAGGAGCCTGGGGAAGAGCGGAAATATAAAATGCCCGTGCCTCATTTAAACTCCACACATTATTGTCGTCGCGAAAACGGGTTATAAGCTTATGAAAACCAGCTGATAAGGAACCTGTAGGAACAGTTGATGAAAGAGTTGTGGAATCGCCAGGGGTGATGCTAAGCACTGTGCCGTTACCCTTTCCGGGGTCGGTATCAAAAAAGTACTCGGCCGCGTTGACTATAGTGGCGCTGGGAGTTGGCGAAGAACTTACATAAAATGCCCGTGCTTCATTCAGACTCCATACCCCGGTAGTATAACGAAAGCGCATACCCAGTTTGTGAAATCCCGCTGATAGACTGTTTATTGGAATTGCTGAACTCAGCATAACAGAGTCGCCTGTTGTTACGCTAATACTTGTAGCATTGCCCTGGCCGGGATCCGTATCAAAAAAGTATTCACCGCTGGTTATTTGCTGAGAAAAAAGGCAAACCGAAAAACTAAATAATGCAATGGTGTATATAATTCGTTTCATCAGTCTTGTTTTAAATACAATATTAATGTAAGAGAACGCTTTTAACTAAGCATCTGCCGTAAATCAACAATTTAAAAATCAGAATAAAGCATGCTGCTTTATTTATTCTATTAATTATGCCTTTTAGCTTTCACATCAATATTAATATTTCCACCTGCCGGAACCACTCCTGAAATATTCATGTGTTTAATATAAGGCATGGCACCCATCCCCGTATTGTCGACCCATGGGAAAGCCCCTGCATATAAACCGATCTCACCTCCACTGGCCGATGCTGTTAATGCAGGAGAGCCGCTTTGAAGTTTGAAATCCCAGTCCAGGGTTAAGTTTGTAGTAGCAGTAAGTGTTACGCTGGTTTCAAAGTTGAACATCGGATCCTGATCCTGAATATTTCCTGATCCGGTATTATTGGTTGTAGGAAGAGCTTCACCGCTCCCGGTGATCCCAAAAATGCTATAGGTAAGGTTGTTATTCATATTGTTGAGTGTAACATTGGCGGAAACAGTAAGTGCCGTTCCTACTAAAATGTTGTTCGCAATTGTTGCCTGGGTAATATTGCTGTAAAAAACATTGCCCCCTCTGTAGAAAAGATTGTTTGCTATCAGCACATTCGATTTATCGCTGTTTGTTATATATGACTGATCGAAAATGTTATTTGAGATAACTGTTGAGCTGTGGTCTTCAATATTAAGCCAGCCGGTGATAACGTTATTGTTGATAGTCCAATTGTTTCCGGTAACATCAAGGTATGAAATATCACATCTTGAAATAACAACATTATTATTTTTTCCAGCGGGGGCTCCTCCCCAGTTTGGGCCAACATAAACTCCATAAATTTCAAATCCAATCAATTTTGTGCCCCTGCCGGTCTGGTTGTTTCCGGTAGTATCAAGATATACATAGTTAAGCTTGGTTGACAAAGGATTTTCCTTTGTAGGTTTATATCCCGCACCGATAAATGTGAGGTTTATTTTATTTACCGTGAAATTCGGATATTGTGTGGCCGAACCATGAATATATATTGTGTCACCTGCAGCTGAAGCGGTAATTGCCGCTGCGACTGTTGTATATTGCGCCGGAGTTGCGGCATCCTGGCTTACTGTTCTTACTTTCGCCCAGGAATAAGTGAAAAATAGGGCAGATAGCGCTAATGTAAAAATCGACTTTTTCATTTTTTTCATTTTTATAATTGTTAATTTTTTCGTTTTCAGCAGCCATTAATAACGGCATGCACAATCGTTGTTTTCCTAAATTATAGTTTCAAAACAAGTTCTTAGTATAAAAGGCAGCTAATATACTTCAAAAATCAAATAATAGCATAAATATTATGTGGAAAAATAGTAAACAAAGCCAAAATAAAGTAATTGAAAAGAGGTCAGCCATATTCATATTTAAATGTGTTAATGCCAGTCAATTATGAGAAATTACCAGGAAGATTTGAATAACCTTTTGTACTTTAGAGCCACTATTGCAGCATATATTATGAAAGCAATTTTCTGCATTCACTCTTTACTTCACAGGCTTCAAAAATTCTTTGGGAATACGAAGATGCCGGAATTTGGCAACCTGGGTAGCAAGCGGACAATTGTTTCCGGATTTCTGTTTCGCTGTTCACTCTTTCTGAGTTTATTTATTTTTTCGGCGTATGGTCAAACCGGGAATTACTATATCAGCAATTTTTCTCCTTCAGATTATGGCGCTACCGATCAAAATTGGTGTAGTGTTCAGGATGAATATGGCAGAATATACATTGCCAACAATTTTGCAGTATTGTTAAATGATGGCGGAAAGGAGTGGATAACGGTAAAGCTGAGAAATCAAAGCCGTTGTATCTCATTGGATAAAGACAAGAACAATAGAATATTTGTAGGGGGTGAAAACGAATTTGGTTATTTAACAACCTTGCCAAACGGGCAGATCGTATACCAATCTCTTTCTAAAGAACTACCATTGATGGATCAGGAATTTGGTTATGTATGGGCCACACGGTGTATAAATGATGAAGTATTCTTTGGCTCCAACGCAAAACTGTTTTGGTATAAAAATGGGAAGGTCCGTTCGTTCTCTCCCGATTCGGAAGGGTTTCATACATTTTTCACAGTTGGAGACCATTTGTTTATACGCGAAAAGGGAGTGGGATTT
The sequence above is drawn from the Bacteroidota bacterium genome and encodes:
- a CDS encoding class I SAM-dependent methyltransferase, with the protein product MQLLTPDNWSDYELLDCGEFEKLERFGQYIVVRPEPQAVWDKNLSDKEWERMAHVRFVPKSSSAGEWKKFKQMPDRWGISYRLSVVGKQPETNNQQPTTNNVLNFRLALTSFKHVGIFPEQGVNWEYIYNTIITMKNNTLSEGEGRREDKPRFLNLFAYTGGASLAAKAAGADVTHVDSIKQVVTWARENMELSRLDNIRWVVEDALKFVKREEKRGNKYNGIILDPPAYGHGPAGEKWKLEDNINEMIKGVLNLLDEKQHFLILNAYSLGFSSMIIENLLKEKAKHNLQTGELYLQADSGHKLPLGVFGRFKNF
- a CDS encoding gliding motility-associated C-terminal domain-containing protein, translating into MNTHTKLLAGILFLFLGFNVKADHTAAMELSYRCLGGGKYEIKLHFYRDCSGAPMISSYSSFLNQYFGVGAEQDITWTSSCGSGSIRFPKPTNVDASTNYVGPEVTFLCPTGKSTCNGGTTPGFQYYEYVDTITLAGTCNNITFGYGKCNRSCSINTIILPCSSCAYVDALLNNTLGCNSSPTFSNIPLPVACVGQKFCFNPGAIDPDGDSLVYSLIPARGGTSSTPYSNVVTYSPPYSGTNPIATSSGVTIDKVTGDICFTPTTQQIGVIAIRVDEYRNKVLVGNVVRDMQIYVKACTNNIPTLSGVNNTSSYSITACKGSPLCFDIFSTDADASQNLTITWNNGIPAGTFTSSGGPRPTGTFCWTPTATDVRTAPYIFTVNVKDDNCPGVGIQTFSYKVYVSNCVGPQVSVAGSSVCSGGCTNLTATTSSGVSPYTFNWSSGGGTPTINVCPVAATAYTVTVTDNTGATKTGVVNVSINPTTTLTTTITNVGCPGGTNGTATGIATGGTAPYSYSWSSGSTSATASNLVPGTYTVTSTDSKGCIKTATAMVDQPTAITLTPNSGAAGCGTSNGSASIAVSGGTGPFTYTWSNGGAAQTISGAGAGSYTVTVIDSKGCTKSAVAAVSNSPSPAINSLTGNALQCSSGSNGSSSVAASGGTGLLTYNWSNGVSGTTTITGLTAGTYVVTVTDANGCLAVSTVAITSPPAMVTNLVPVSAACGSSNGKVSVSVSSGGTGPFTYNWNNGGTAQTVSGLAPAIYTLTVTDANGCTKTDAVTVNNITGGTVSATAQANVSCNGGSNGSITATVSGGTPNYSYSWSNTSTTQTANNLTAGTYTVTTTDASGCSSTSSVTITEPIALTANTSSSPATCGTANGSASVTAGGGSGSFQFNWTGGFTGQVASGLIAGSYTVTIADAGNCTITAVAIISNTGTGNVTTAVQSNISCSGGNNGSATASITGGTPGFTYSWSSGGTGQTADNLIKGIFTVTVTDASSCQVISTVEITEPTSITANVTPVPASCGLSNGSASVNPGGGTGTFSYSWSAPGGTGQTISGLAPAIYTVTVTDANSCSLTTTVTIISNASPSITNLSGTNLLCNGNSSGSVTVTASGGTGTLTYSWSNTSSGGTSITGLAAGTYSVIVADANGCTAISAVAITEPPVLNPPTFTTTNANCGVNDGSATATVLGGTGSLTYNWSNSSTTAAVNNLATGSYTLTVTDANGCTNSSVANVSNSGGPTITSVTPTDLLCNGGGTGSAVVIISNGTAPYTYRWSTGATSVTTGTQSGISNLQSATYTVTVKDAKNCQIITTVAITEPTAITTTFITSDAACGQSNGSITATSTGGTGSLIYSWSNGSTGQTANNLIAATYTVVVTDANNCARSAVASVVNVGAPTANTSVVSSINCNGDTGSVNVTVSGGTGPYTYSWSNGSSSVTSALQSTISGVQAASYTVTVTDSKNCITIASEILTEPSILDITTSSTPAECGKNNGSVSVIATGGSGGYTYIWSSPAGPGQTINSLVSAIYTVTVTDSKGCTTSSVSTVGDSTFTILTNIPAKQTITAGASIYMLVSGGVTYTWTPSGGLSCTNCPNPVATPMTSTIYTLSATDAGGCTVVVMFSITVTPPCVGDDADVFVANIFSPNNDGKNDVLYIQGNSLANIYWAIYDRWGNLLFEAFDQAHGWDGTKKGNAMDAGTYVYYLKATCSKTNTEVKLKGNVTILK
- a CDS encoding PKD domain-containing protein, whose amino-acid sequence is MKRIIYTIALFSFSVCLFSQQITSGEYFFDTDPGQGNATSISVTTGDSVMLSSAIPINSLSAGFHKLGMRFRYTTGVWSLNEARAFYVSSSPTPSATIVNAAEYFFDTDPGKGNGTVLSITPGDSTTLSSTVPTGSLSAGFHKLITRFRDDNNVWSLNEARAFYISALPQAPATQVTKAEYFFDTDPGQGNATVATITAGDSASIITTIPVALTQGFHILYYRFRDDNGKWSMNEARSFYIASPVTPANAQVVAAEYFFNDTDPGVGKATAILGFTPGDSTTIKNIIVASGLTAGQTHKLTIRVKDSKNVWGLNETRKFDVCNAPAVAGFTASVSGNTVTVTNSSTNAYGYLWRFGDDSTSTSKDTSHTYAYGGIFNICLIAYNPCGNDTVYKTINFSCTPPSAYFTPSINQLTVGVNNYSSGATTYSWDFGDGFTSTGTAPQHTYYATGIYTVCVTANNGCGSSSYCSTVNVTCAIPYAQFSSSLNGLTAYFNNQSTNAANVNWYFGDGGISNQQSPNYTYNASGTYTVKLVVSNACGKDSITHSLTIACALPVPSYSFNADGLSVQFENNSTSAISYKWNFGDGKTSLLKNPTHKFPVTDVYTVCLVATNGCGKDSICEEVSVCVAPTADFIFYDSLLTANFINSSLNGDRFYWTFGNGYASNQISPSIKYNTPGTYNVCLNVTNSCGDDKICKNVTTSCSPFGPPQICLVTTDSLSQYNVIYWDKTPFAGGIVDSFIVYREVSTNTYKTIATLAYTDSSFFVDTVRTRYTIPLANGDPNKGTYRYKIQYKDTCGGYSQLSHYHNTIYIVYNGNGQFSWNPGYTIESTANPVSNYLLLRDDNGTGSWNSIASISGTQNTLVDPAHASYPNGKWRVATQWGIVCTPTFVTKGKENNIELFTTKTVNNSRSNIKDNLPAIIGIKEHEANGAVKVYPNPANSDLNIEWSELLAADQPYVAIRNYLGMDIMKFTPEKNQQKITFNISSLAAGLYFAEVRSNNYRSVKKVVID